The following DNA comes from Chitinophaga nivalis.
GTTATAGTTTTGGCAGCGGTTGCGGATGGTTGCCGCAATCTCTCTCGGATGCAGGTATATCACCGGAAGAAGTGACCGATATTATATTGTCTCACGCCCATACAGATCATTCCGGCGGGCTGATAAAGAAAGATGGCAGTCTGGTATTTCCTAATGCACAGATCTATCTCTCGGCAGTAGAACATCGTTTCTGGATGTCTGATCACCCGGATTTCTCGAAAGCTAAATTCGATAACAAGGACCAGTTAAACCACATTATTGCAGAGACCAAAAAGATATTTACCACAGTAAAAGACCGTTTGAAACTGTTTGACCATCCGACGGAACTGTTTGGTTGTATCCGGCTGGAACTGGCTGCAGGACATACGCCTGGCCATACGCTGGTACATGTGTTTTCTGGCTCGGAAGAAATCGTACATATTGCTGACCTGATGCATTCTGATGTATTGCTGTTTCCACATCCGGAATGGGGCTTCTATGGCGATACGGATTTCACAGCAGCAGCAGCTACCCGGAAAAAAGTTTTACAGGTGCTGGCAGAAAAGAAAGCGAAAGTATTTGCCTATCACCTGCCATGGCCGGGCATAGGGCATGTACGCAAACAGGATAAAGGATTTGAGTGGATACCGGAAACCTATTCGTTTCCCGCTTAAAAATAAAAAACGGTTGACCGGCAGAAAGGTCAACCGTTTTTTATTATACTGTTACCCCTGTTCTGACAACGGCTATACCCGCTGCCAGCAAGGTTAATCCCAATAAAGTATAGTACACTTTTTTCGTATAGGGCTTACCGTCATACAGGATGTTGATGCCAACGATCCCCAGGAAAATAATTGTTTTAGGCACTACTTTGTAATAGTTGATAACCGGATATTTCAGTGCTACCAGCAACAACCCGGTAAACAGTATGATCATTCCCAGGATCAGTCCTTTTTTATCCCGGATGGCTGTGGTTTTATGTGGCCATAGTATAACCAGGGTACCCAGATAGCCCATAAAGGCAAGAAAGTGCAGCAACAGGATGGTATTGAATAATAACATGGCTTATTTTTTTGCAGTGAAACGGAGATAAAAACTGCCCAATACGACACACAGTATAACCGCAATGGCATGTGGATACAGGCTGGCGGTAGCATGTCCGGGTTGCCGTAATACAACGGTAAAATCCATGACAGGTATCATGGTACTCAGTACCAGCAACGAGCCTAATGCACTATATTCTTTTCTGAGGAGTAGTATAATCACCACCAGCCCGGTAAACAGGTCCCGGATACCTTTAATATCATGGAAAGAAAAATTGCCGTTTGCAGGAACATGAATGCCGAAAGCCGCTTCAGCTACCGCCGGCGCAACAAGAAAACGGATGCCGATAAATACCAGCAGGATGCCTGTAAGTAAGGTCAGATAAAAATAAATGGAAACAGTGAGTGGTTTCATAATCGCCTGATTTAGTTTGATGAAACAAAGCTAAAACCGGCGCTATAACTATCCGTTCACCTGGGTTAATAAATCTACCCGGTGGCCAGTCGTTTCCGGATACGACTAAGGGAAGGCGGTTTAACCCCTACAAAAGAAGAGAGATGATACTGGGGAATACGTTGCTGCAGATCCGGGTAGTGGGCTACAAAATGCAGGTAACGTTGTTCTGGTGCGTCGGTATACAGCGAGGTGATTTTACGGATGGCATTTACGTACAGGTATTCGCATATCAGACGACCGAATTTTTGCCCTTCTTTTACCTGTTCGTATAATAGCTGAAGATGATCATAGGAGATAGTCAGTATTTCACAGGCTTCAATACACTGGATGTTTTTGCTGGAAGCAGAATGGTCCAGGAAACTTTCATAATTGCAGGTGAACTCATTTTCTTTGCCGAATTCATAGGTCTGTTCTTCACCGGTATCGCTGATCGTATAGTAACGCAGCAGGCCTTTAGTGATAAATCCTACTGTTTTACACACCTGCCCCTCCTGCAGGAAAAAAGCGCCTTTCTTAAACTTTTTGGGTACAAAAAGGCCGGCGATAAATGTTTGTTCCGCTGCCGTCAGCGGAATGATATTTTCAATTGCCCGGATCAAAGCAGTGTGCATCATATAAGGGTTGCTGATAAAAGATAACAGTAATCAATAGCCTGGATACCAGAACATTTCATCCTGGTGGTTACCACTCCTTAAAAGTATAAAAGCATTTCCGGTTACAGAAAAAATGTTGACCAATAGGCTGCCCGGCTTTATTCTGCCTTGAGGCTATTTACCGGATTGCTCAGCGCTGCTTTGATGGCCTGGTAACTGATGGTAAAGAGTGCGGTAAGCACAGCCAGCATACCTGCGCAGAGGAAGATCCATCCACTGATTTGTATGCGGTAGGCAAATTCCTGGAGCCATTTTTCCATGATCCACCAGGAGAGCGGCCAGGCAATCAGATTGGCGATGAGTACCAGTTTCAGGAAGTCTTTGGAGAGCAGGGCTACTATGCTGGTAATCGTAGCCCCCAGCAGTTTGCGGATACTGATTTCTTTGGTACGTTGGGCCGCGGTAAACATGGCCAGTCCCAGTAGTCCCAGGCAGGCCACCAGGATGGTGAGCGCGGCAAAAATGCCCAGGATATGGCCTGTTTGCTCCTCGGTATGGTAGGTGTGGCGGAAACGATCATCCATAAAGGAATAATAGAACGGTTCTTCCGGTTGCAACGTCGTCCATTGTTGCCGGATAGCCGTCAGCAAACCGGTGATATCGGTGGTGGCGGTTTTTACGATGACGGCGCCGGATTGGTTACCAATGGTCATGACCAACGGCGAAATACGCTCGTGTAATGATTTGAAATGGAAGTCTTTTACCACACCGATGACCCGGTAGGTTGTTTTTACGCCCTCATTGTTACGGGAAGAAAGCGTATGTCCGGCGATGTTAGTCCCCCATCCGAATGTTTTGGCGGCGGTTTCATTGATAATCACTGCGCCGGAATCGGTGGCCATCTCTCTGGAAAAATTCCGGCCGGCAACCAGCTGCATCCCCATAATCGGAATATACTGGTCATCTACTTCATACCGGAGTGTTTTTAATACCTGATCCGGATGATCATCTGTATAAATATTGAAATTATTATAGTAACTGGGTCCTGCCGGGAGATAACCGGAGATGCTCACACCCGCTACCCTGGGGTCTTGTAGTAATTGTTCCCGGAAGGTGGCTGCATGTGATCCCAGTGCCGTGGCTTCCGGTAATATCAGCAAATGTTCTTTATTGTAACCCA
Coding sequences within:
- a CDS encoding MBL fold metallo-hydrolase, with the protein product MERRALVKNLFVLGMTASLPLKTLFARQHSAPLNVKRPFHRFQLGELELTTITDGHLVIAPVQPAFAPNAAAAEVEGLLKASFRSTKEIDLSMNILAIRKGKQVILVDSGAGYSFGSGCGWLPQSLSDAGISPEEVTDIILSHAHTDHSGGLIKKDGSLVFPNAQIYLSAVEHRFWMSDHPDFSKAKFDNKDQLNHIIAETKKIFTTVKDRLKLFDHPTELFGCIRLELAAGHTPGHTLVHVFSGSEEIVHIADLMHSDVLLFPHPEWGFYGDTDFTAAAATRKKVLQVLAEKKAKVFAYHLPWPGIGHVRKQDKGFEWIPETYSFPA
- a CDS encoding DUF4267 domain-containing protein; the protein is MKPLTVSIYFYLTLLTGILLVFIGIRFLVAPAVAEAAFGIHVPANGNFSFHDIKGIRDLFTGLVVIILLLRKEYSALGSLLVLSTMIPVMDFTVVLRQPGHATASLYPHAIAVILCVVLGSFYLRFTAKK
- a CDS encoding Crp/Fnr family transcriptional regulator, whose amino-acid sequence is MMHTALIRAIENIIPLTAAEQTFIAGLFVPKKFKKGAFFLQEGQVCKTVGFITKGLLRYYTISDTGEEQTYEFGKENEFTCNYESFLDHSASSKNIQCIEACEILTISYDHLQLLYEQVKEGQKFGRLICEYLYVNAIRKITSLYTDAPEQRYLHFVAHYPDLQQRIPQYHLSSFVGVKPPSLSRIRKRLATG